In Polyangiaceae bacterium, the genomic window AGCACCGGGCCGGCGACGGTCCGGTTCGTCGCCTCGGCCGGCTCAACGACCGTCCCGATCCCGCTCAGCGCCTGCTCCGCCTCCGAGATCTCATCGGTCCCCGGGCCCCTGCCGGTGCCAACGCTGGACCAGGCAATGTCGGCTGCGACGCTCGCCGCGTGTGAGCAAGTGCTCGCTCAGTACGACGCGAAGTGGGGTCAGATCCAGGGCGGCCCAGAGTGCTTCGGCAGCGGCGGCACCGGCGGCAGCGCCGGAGGCACCGGCGCCGGCGGCAACGGCACCGGCGGCACGGGCGGCGCGACCGCCGGCGCGGGCGGCTCGTCGGCCGGCACCGGCGGATCGAGCTCCAGCAGTGGCGGCAGCGGCGGCGCCCGCGAGGACTCCAGCGACGGCTGCAGCTGCAGCGTCCTCGGGCACACCGAGGCCGGCGCCGAGGCAGCTATCGCGATCACGGCCGCAGCGATCCTGCTGCACGGCGCACGCCGGCGCGCGCGCTGGAGCGCCAGAGCCGCCAGAGCCGCCTGAGCCGCCTGAGCCGCCTGAGCCCGGCGCCCGCGCCTGCCACTTCAATATGCGACCCGCGCGCCCGCAACCTCACCGGAACTTGCCAGCACGGTCGCCCTGAGGGATTTTGCCACCGCCCGGCCCATGCAGCTCCGCGTCCGTACCCCCCTGCTTCTCGCCGCCGCCCTCGTCGCGTCGAGCCCGGCCTTCGCTCAATCCCCCGTCGAGACCCCGACCGCCGACTCCCCCGACGAAGCTTCCAAGCTCTTCAAGAAAGGCAACGAAGCCTACAAGCTGAAGAAGTGGGACGAGGCCGCCGCCGCGTTCAAGGAAGCGTGGGCGCTGAAGCAGAGCTACGACATCGCCGGAAACCTAGGTGACGTCGAGGTCTACCTGGGGAAGTACCGGGATGCGGCCGAGCATTTGGAGTTCAGCTTGCGCAACTGGCCCGCGGGGCAAGAGGCGAGCAAGAAGCGCACGCAAGAGCGGTTCGCGGAAGCGAAGAAGAGCGTGGGAACGCTCTCGCTCAAGGTGAGCGAAGGCGCCGAGATCACCGTCAACGGCAAGACCGTCGGCAAGTCCCCGCTGCCGGGACCGGTGTTCATCGAGCCGGGAGCGGCGACGATCGAGGCGAAGATCGGCGAGAAGTCGGCGAAGAAGACGATCGCGATGGATGTGGGCGAGGCGCGCGAGATCGAGCTCACGATCGAAGGCGAGGCGGCGGCGGTGGGGCCGGAGGTTCCTCCGGGTGAAAGCGGAAGCGCCAGCGCGGGTGGAAGCGCGACCGCGGACGTCAAACCGCCGAGCGGTTCCAACGTGCGGACCATCGGCATGATCGCGTCGGGAGCGGTCGCGGTGATCGGCCTCGGTGTCGGCGTCGGCTTCTACATGGCGAAGCAGTCGGCGAAGGATGACGCCGAGGGATACAAGGCGGATGCGGTGAAGCAGTTAGGATCCGGCGGCTGTCCGAAGACCGGCAAGACCGGAGTCTGCGCGGACCTTGCCGACGCGAACGACAGCGTGAAGAGCAACGGTACAATCTCGACGATTGGTTTCATCGGAGCAGGCGTGGGCGCTGCAGCCTTCGTGGCCTTCATGCTGATGCCGGGCAGCAAGCAGGGCACGGCCATTCATCCGATCTTGGATCAGCACACCGCTGGCCTCGGTGCATACGGGCGCTTCTGAGAATCGAAGGGGACGACATGAAGAAGATGGGCTTTGCTTTTGTGCTCGTGGCTGTCGGCATGACGGCGGCGGTGGTCGGCGGTTGCGGCGGTGACGACTTCGACTCTTGCGAGGCGAACAACGACTGCGGCGGCACAGGCGGTGCCGACGGCGGGACCGGCGCGAGCGGTGGCACAGGCGGGACCGGAAACACCGGAGGGACGGGCGGGACCGGAAACACGGGCGGCACGGGTGGAACCGGTGGAACCGGCGGAACCGGCGGCGATGGCGGTGGCTGCGACACCAGCAAGACCCCCAGCGATGAGGCGTGCCTCGTCGCTGACGAGTTCGGCGTGTTCGTGTCGCCGACCGGCGACGACAGCGCCAACGACGGAACGAAGTCGAAACCGTTCAAGACGATCGGGAAGGCCCTGACCACGGCGGGAACGGCAGGCAAGAACGTCTACGCCTGCGACGACGGCACGGGGATCACTGAGAGCGCGACCATGGCCGTCAGCGCGGCGCACGACAAGCACGGGATCTACGGCGGGTTCGACTGCACGAGCTGGGCCTGGTCGGCGACCGCGAAGGCCAAGGTGAGCGGCGCTCCGGTTGCCCTCACGATCTCGAACATCGCCACGAGCTTCAAGGTCGAGAACCTCGACATCACCGCGGCGAACGCGACTAACTCGGGCGAGAGCAGCTTCGGAGCAATCGTCACGGGCCTCGAAGGGCGTGGCGTTTACGATGGGGTGAATCTCACCGCGGGTGATGGGAAGGCGGGAGCCGCGGGCGGAGATGGAACGCAGGGCGCGGACGGTGCGGATGCGACGGCGGCGCAGAACGGCAAGCAGGCAACGTGCACAAGCGCACCCGGGACGCAACTCGGGGGTGCGTGGACGGCGCCTAGCTTGTGCAGCTCGAAAGGCGGAACGGGCGGCACCGCGAACATCGGCTCCGCCGGAGAGAAGGGGTCCGCTGGAATACCTCAGACCAACGTCAGTCCAGCCAGCGTCAACAACGGCGGCGACGCCGGGACTGGAACAGCCAACGGTGTCGCCGGCTCCGCGGGCTCGAACGGCAACTCCGGTCAGCTCGGAACGGCCGCCGCTGCCGGCGGAACGTTCACTTCTGCCGGGTTCACGGTCGCCAACGGCAACGACGGTGGCGACGGGTTCCCTGGACAAGGCGGCGGAGGTGGCGGTGGAAGCTCAAGTGCGTCGGGGAGCTGCATCGGCGCCTCCGGCGGCGCCGGCGGCATGGGCGGCTGCGGCGGCGGCAAGGGCACGGGCGGCAAGGGCGGCGGCGCGAGCGTCGCGCTGCTGTCCTGGCAGAGCGAAGTCTCCCTCACCGGCTCCACGCTCACGTCGAAGAAGGGCGGCGACGGCGGCAAGGGCGGCCTTGCCGGACCAGGCGGGTCCGGCAAGGCCGGTGGTCAAGGAGGACTTGCCGGGGGCGGTCTCGCCAAGGGTGGTGGCGGCGGCGAGGGCGGTAATGGCGGCAACGGCGGCTCCGGCTCCGGCGGTACCGGCGGCCCTAGCTACGCGCTGGTCTGGAGCGGCACCAAGCCCAGCGGTGGCGCGCTTCAAGAGGGCACCGGCGGTGCGAAGGGACCGGGTGGTGCGGTACAGGGGTCGGGCCTGAACCCGGCGCCGGACGGTTCCGCGGGACTGGCAGCAAAAGAGTTCGAGCAGAAGTGAAGGTCGGCTGAGACCGAAGTCGCAGTCACCTCGAAGCGATCGCCTCCCTCACCCGCGCCACCGCCTCCGCCACGTCAGCCCGCACCACCTCCGCCTCCACCCGCACGACGCGGTACCCCAGCCTGGCGAGGTACCGGTCCCTGCGCGCATCCGCCGCCCGGCGCGCCGCGTGATACCCGCCATCCACCTCCACGACCAGCTTCACCGAGGGGGCGAGGAAGTCCACCACGTAGCGCCCCACCGGCACCTGACGCCGAAACGCGACCCCGAGCCGCCCGCCCCGCAGTTCCCGCCACAACATTTCCTCGGTGTCCGTCAGCGCGAGGCGCATCTCGCGAGCTCGTGCGATGATGAGCGGAGAGCTTCGGGGATGATGGGCCATGGGACTTCCTCCTCCCGGCGTGACGGCCGGGCTTTGCGACCCCTCGGCGCACGATCTGTGACACGCCGCCCAGCATCCGCTTCGCTGCACGCTGCCGCCGTCCAAGCACAGAGCTCTTCCCCGTCACGCGCGGCGTGGCGCAGAGCGTGCGCCAGCGGAGCGGAGCCCGGCCGTCACGCCGGGCGGAAGGACGCTGCGGCACATCGTCCCGAAGCTCGCAGCGAAGCAGCGCGCGGGCGAGATCGCCAAGACGCGAGCGGGGCAGAGTCCCTCCCTGCCGCGCGCAGCGGCGAAGCCGCGAGCACGGCTTTGGGAGGGACCGGCGCCGCGAAGCGGCGACGAGGGTGGGCAGGAAGAGAGGCGAAGATCGGCGAGAAGTCGGCGAAGAAGACGATCGCGATGGACGTGGGCGAAGCGCGCGAGATCGAGCTCACGATCGAAGGCGAGGCGGCGGCGGTGGGGCCGGAGGTTCCTCCGGGTGAAAGCGGAAGCGCCAGCGCGGGTGGAAGCGCGACCGCGGACGTCAAGCCCCCGAGCGGTTCCAACGTGCGGACCATCGGCATGATCGCGTCGGGAGCGGTCGCGGTGATCGGGCTTGGCGTGGGCGTCGGCTTCTACATGGCGAAGCAGTCGGCGAAGGATGACGCCGAAGCGCTTCGGGCGGACAACACACTTGGAACGACCGGGTGCGCAACCGGAGCGAGCTCGTCGATTTGCGCCGACCTTGCCGACGCCAACGATCGCGCGCAGAGCAGCCGCACGATTTCGACGATCGGGTTCATCGGCGCAGGCGTGGGTGCGGCGGCGTTCGTCGCGTTCCTCCTGATGCCGAGCTCGAGGAGCTCGACTGCGATACATCCGCTACTAGACCAGCACACAGCGGGCTTGGGCGCCTTCGGCCGCTTCTGAACACCAAGGGGACCAGCAAATGAAGAGGATGGGCTTTGCTTTTGTGCTCGGCGCGATCGCGGTTGGGGCGGCAGGCACGGTGGCGTGCGGCGGAGAGGACTTCGACTCCTGCGAGGCAAACGCGACTTGTCCGCCCGGGACCGGAGGAACCGACGGCGGAACCGGCGGGAGCGGGGGGAGCGGGGGGACCAGTGGCACGGGCGGAACGGGGAACACCGGCGGCACCGGCGGAGCCGGCGGCACCGGCGGCACCGGCGGAACCGGCGGCGATGGCGGTGGCTGCGACACCAGCAAGACCCCCAGCGAAGAGGCGTGCCTCGTCACTGACGAGTTCGGCGTGTTCGTGTCGCCGACCGGCGACGACAGCGCCAACGACGGAACGAAGTCGAAACCGTTCAAGACGATCGGGAAGGCCCTGACCACGGCGGGAACGGCAGGCAAGAACGTCTACGCCTGCGACGACGGCACGGGGATCACTGAGAGCGCGACCATGGCCGTCAGCGCGGCGCACGACAAGCACGGGATCTACGGCGGGTTCGACTGCACGAGCTGGGCCTGGTCGGCGACCGCGAAGGCCAAGGTGAGCGGCGCTCCGGTTGCCCTCACGATCTCGAACATCGCCACGAGCTTCAAGGTCGAGAACCTCGACATCACCGCGGCGAACGCGACTAACTCGGGCGAGAGCAGCTTCGGAGCAATCGTCACGGGCTCGAAGGGCGTGGCGTTTACGGGGGTGAATCTCACCGCGGGTGATGGGAAGGCGGGAGCCGCGGGCGGAGATGGAACGCAGGGCGCGGACGGTGCGGATGCGACGGCGGCGCAGAACGGCAAGCAGGCAACGTGCACAAGCGCACCCGGGACGCAACTCGGGGGTGCGTGGACGGCGCCTAGCTTGTGCAGCTCGAAAGGCGGAACGGGCGGCACCGCGAACATCGGCTCCGCCGGAGAGAAGGGGTCCGCTGGAATACCTCAGACCAACGTCAGTCCAGCCAGCGTCAACAACGGCGGCGACGCCGGGACTGGAACAGCCAACGGTGTCGCCGGCTCCGCGGGCTCGAACGGCAACTCCGGTCAGCTCGGAACGGCCGCCGCTGCCGGCGGAACGTTCACTTCTGCCGGGTTCACGGTCGCCAGCGGCAACGACGGAGGCGACGGCTTCCCCGGCCAAGGCGGCGGCGGCGGCGGCGCGAGCTCGAGCTCGTCCGCCAGCTGCATCGGCGCCTCCGGCGGCGCCGGCGGCATGGGCGGCTGCGGCGGTGGGAAGGGCACCGGTGGCAAGGGCGGCGGCGCGAGCGTCGCGCTGCTGTCCTGGCAGAGCGAAGTCTCCCTCACCGGCTCCACGCTCACGTCGAAGAAGGGCGGCGACGGCGGCAAGGGCGGAAGCGCGGCGGCCGGCGGTACCGGCAAGTCCGGTGGGCAGGGCGGCCCCGCCGGCGGCGGCCTTGGAAGCGGAGGACCGGGTGGCCCGGGCGGCACCGGCGGGCCCGGTGGCTCCGGCTCCGGCGGTACCGGCGGCCCTAGCTACGCGCTGGTCTGGAGCGGCACCAAGCCCAGCGGTGGCGCGCTTCAAGAGGGCACCGGCGGTGCGAAGGGACCGGGTGGTGCGGTACAGGGGTCGGGCCTGAACCCGGCGCCGGACGGTTCCGCGGGACTGGCAGCAAAAGAGTTCGAGCAGAAGTGAAGGTCGGCTGAGACCGAAGTCGCAGTCACCTCGAAGCGATCGCCTCCCTCACCCGCGCCACCGCCTCCGCCACGTCAGCCCGCACCACCTCCGCCTCCACCCGCACGACGCGGTACCCCAGCCTGGCGAGGTACCGGTCCCTGCGCGCATCCGCCGCCCGGCGCGCCGCGTGATACCCGCCATCCACCTCCACGACCAGCTTCACCGAGGGGGCGAGGAAGTCCACCACGTAACGCCCCACCGGCACCTGACGCCGAAACGCGACCCCGAGCCGCCCGCCCCGCAGCTCCCGCCACAACATTTCCTCGGTGTCCGTCAGCGCGAGGCGCATCTCGCGAGCTCGTGCGATGATGAGCGGAGAGCTTCGGGGATGATGGGCCATGGGACTTCCTCCTCCCGGCGTGACGGCCGGGCTTTGCGACCCCTCGGCGCACGATCTGTGACACGCCGCCCAGCATCCGCTTCGCTGCACGCTGCCGCCGTCCAAGCACCGAGCTCTTCCCCGTCACGCGCGGCGTGGCGCAGAGCGTGCGCCAGCGGAGCGGAGCCCGGCCGTCACGCCGGGCGGAAGGACGATGCGGCACATCGTCCCGAAGCTCGCAGCGAAGCAGCGCGCGGGCGAGATCGCCAAGACGCGAGCGGGGCAGAGTCCCTCCCTGCCGCGCGCAGCGGCGAAGCCGCGGTCGGGTGGGCCCCGGCAGTTACCTGCCGGGGCCTCCCACAGATCCGGACGTGCGGATTTCCCGCATCCGGCTCCTCGGTCACGGATTCGCTACGAGACGTGCGCGCACGACCGACGGCTTCGGGAGCGGGTAGCGCTCCAGAAGCCTGTTCATCGCCGCCCAGTCCAAATACGCCTTGTCGGAGCGGCGCGACAGCCACCGCCGCCACAGGCAGGTCACGTGCCAGTAGAAGCACCAGAGACGGCCAAAGTTCCCTGTACGGCCGTAGTAGCCGTAGTGTCCAGCGAGCTTCGCCGCCAGCACACGTTGCTGCTCGCGGATGGGCTCGTGCCGGTGTAGCCGACACCACTGGGTGATTGCACCCAGCGCCCTGCGATGGCGGTCCTTCGCTGTTCGCATCCTCACCACCCACTTGCCAGCGAGGCTCTTGCCCCAGTGGAAGGTGAAGCCGAGGAAGCTGAAGGTCCCGGGCCCGCTGGGTCCCCGGCCGTCGCCGCGCGAACCAGGTCGGATGCGATCGGGCCGCTTGAACGGCACCAGGCGCGTCTTGTCCGGGTGGAGCGCGAGCCCGTACTTCCCAAACCTTTTGAAGCACGTCGAGCACGCGCCGCGCGTCGTCCTCGTATTCGAACAGCATCGCGGCATCGTCCGCGTATCGAACGAGTGTGCCCGCCCTCGAAGTCGGGGTCGGACCTCTCGCTCAAACCACACGTCGAGCACTTCGTGCAGGTAGATGTTCGCCAAAATCGGCGAAATCACCCCGCCTTGTGGCGTGCCGGCATCGGGGTAGCTCAGCTCTCCGTCCTCCAGCACGCCCGCGTTCAGCCACTTTCCGATGAGACGCAGAATGACTCCGTCTCGCACCCTGCGGCGCAGCACTTCCCGCAGACGTTCGTGGTCGAGAGTGTCGAAATACTTTCGTATGTCGAGCTCCACGACCCAACCGCCAGCCATCTTCACCGCCGGTGTCCAAAGCTCTTCGAGCGCCTGGCGCGCGGAGCGCCCAGGACGGAACCCGAATGAGCAGTTCAGGAAGTCCTGCTCGTAGATCGCTTCGAGCACCATCGCGACGGCGCGTTGCAAAACCTTGTCCTCGAAAGTCGGGATCCCCAGCGGACGCGTTTCCTTCCCGTCCCCTTCGGGATGTGCGCGTCGCACTGGCGGCGCGCGGTACGCTCCGGACTTCGCGCGGTCGAGCAGCGATCGGAGGTTTCCCTCCAGGTTTTCCGCATACTCTTTCGCGCTCTGCCCATCGACGCCCACGGCCCCATCCTTGCGAGTCCGTCGGTATGCCTCGCGCAGCCACTCCAGGTCGATGTGATGCGCCAGCGTCGTGAATGCCATGTCGGGCGCTTGCTGCGCCTGCTTTGCTATCCGCTCGAGTTTCGTTGAGATGGTGGTCAAGCTCGGTGTCTCGGTCATCTTGCCCTCGCTCGGTTCCGTGAAACGCTTTCCCGACACCGCCCTTCGCTCCGCCGGGTCGCTTGGGCGGCTTCCCGGCTTCGTCGCTACTATGGCGGTGCTCCGACTTCCCGCTGCCCCACCTTGCTCACTTGCGCTCGCTTGGCGGTTCCGGTCGCCCGGAGCAAACAGGACCTCTCAAGTTCCCTGGTGACCCTCGCTGTACATGCCGTGCTCTCCGACCGCGGCAGGCCGATGAGGACGCGCCGTCGGGGCGTTGCCCCTGACTCTTGCCTCACCGATGTTGCCTTCCGGGGTGTGCTGTCCCGTCGGCTCCCACCACTTCCCAAATTTCGCAGCCCAATCACACGGCCTGCACCCTCGCTGCCTACGCTTCGCAGCAAGCCTCCCTGTTCGGTTGGAGTTGCCACGCAAGGCTCGCTTCCAGATGGCGGCGCACCCTTGGCTGGGCGGGATTCGAACCCGCTGGGTCACTCACCTGGTTTCAGCTTTGTATTGGCTTCTACATGGCATCCTCCAGGACAGAGCTTCTTGACGCACAGCACGGCTTTGGGAGGGACCGGCGCCGCGAAGCGGCGACGAGGGTGGGCAGGAAGAGAGGCGAAGATCGGCGAGAAGTCGGCGAAGAAGACGATCGCGATGGATGTGGGCGAGGCGCGCGAGATCGAGCTCACGATCGAAGGCGAGGCGGCGGCGGTGGGGCCGGAGCCTGCCCCGGCAGCTGGTGGACCTTCGGAGCCTGACCCAGGAGCTGGCGGTGGAATCAAAGCCGACTCGTCCGGAATGAAGCCGAGAACCTTGGCGCTCATCGCCGGCGCAGGTCTCACCGTGGTCGCTGCCGGCGTCGGCGTGTTCTACACACTGAAGAAGTCCAGCGCGCAGGACGACGCCGATGGCCTGCGTTCGGAGCTCTCCTCCAAGTTTGGCGGGCAGGCCTGCAGCGGGTCATCAGCGCCAGCGCAGTGCGCTGACTTGACGGACGCGCTCGAGCGCCGCGACGATGCCGGGCGAATCTCGACCGGTGCGTTCATCGCGAGCGGAGGGTTGCTCGCCGCAACGGCCGTTACATACTTCGTCTGGCCGTCCGGACATGAAAGCAGTCCCAAGGCGGGGCGCTTGAACATCTTTGCCACTCCCCAGTCACGAGGCGCGATGATGGGGGTGGTGGGTAGCTTCTGAGGGGCGAAAATCACATGCGTATTCGACGTCATTTCCTGGGTGTGTTCTTCGCTTCGTCCGCCGCCGCGAGCGCGTTGGCGCTGGCGGGATGCGGCGGCGATGACTTTTCGTGCGAGGACTCACTGAGCTGCGGCACCGGCGGTACCGACGGCGGGACCGGCGCGAGCGGTGGCACAGGCGGGACCGGAAACACCGGAGGGACGGGCGGGGCCGGGAACACGGGAGGCACCGGCGGAACCGGCGGAACCGGTGGCACCGGCGGCGACGGTGGCGGCTGCGACGTCAGCAAGTCGCCCGGAGCCGAAGCGTGTCTCATCGACGAGCAGTTTGGTGTGTTCGTCGATGCCGGAAGCAACGCGGCCAGCCCCGACGGGTCGCGCGCCTCGCCTTACAAGACGATTGGCGCTGCGCTCGCAGGCGCCGGCTCGAAGAAGATCTTCGTCTGCAACACGAACGGTGCCTACAAGGAGACCGTCTCGATCACTTCGAGCGCCACCACCTCCGGACTCTACGGCGGCTTCGATTGCGCCGATTGGAAGTACTCGACCTCCTCCCGCGCCCAGGTCGAGTCGAGTGACGCCACCGCCTGGAAGATCGACGGCGTGGACGGCTTGGCTGTCGAGAGCTTCGAGGTGAAGGCCTCCGACGGAAAGTCAGCGGGTGACGCGAGCATCGCGATGCTGGTCGCTAACGCCAAGAACATCAACGTCAGCGCGAGCAAGCTCGTCGCGGGCAACGGCATGGCGGGAAGCGCGGGCACGGAGACCACGACGCCCGCCGAGAAGGGCGCCGATGGCAAGAAGGGATCCGACGCGTGCGCGGCCACACCGGCAGGCGGCACTGCGTCGACGACGTCCTGCGGGGGCAGCGCGACCGGCAGCGTCGGCGGCAAGGGCGGGGACGGCGCGGTTGGGATCACGGCTCCGGGCGGTGGCGGGAGTGATGGCCTACCCCTCGGCTCCGGTGGAAAAGGCGGCGCCGGGGAGACTTCGGTCGCCTTCACTTGCGTAACTGGAAATGGTACGCCCGGCAATCCCGGCAATCCCGGCAAAGGCTCCAATTCCATTGGGACTCTGAGCGCCAGCGGCTTCGCTCCAGCGACTGCTGAGTCGGGCACGGAGGGCGGCGTCGGGCAGGGCGCCGGCGGGGGCGGCGGTGCGAAGGCGCCGCTCCTCACGACGGCCTGCGGAGGCACGGGAGCGACGAAGACCGGTGCCAGCGGTGGCAGCGGGGGCGGCGGCGGTTGCGGCGGCAAGCAGGGCGGCGGTGGCAAGGGCGGCGGCGCGAGCATCGCGATCGCGAGCGTCGCCTCCACGTTGACCCTTACGAACTGCGAGCTCATCGCCGGCACCGGCGGAAAGGGCGGCGACGGAGGCTCGGGGCAGCCGGGCGGGAGCGGTGGAGGCGCGGGACCGAAGGGGATTGGCGCCAGCGGGTCCGCGGATGCCTGCGCGGGCGGCGAAGGCGGAAAAGGCGGGAACGGCGGCCCGGGCGGTGGCGCGGCCGGGGGCGCGAGCGTCGGGGTGGCCTACGTGGGGACGAAGCCGGTGCGCACCGGCGGGAGCGTGACGAAGGCTTCGACTGCGGCGAGCGGTGGCGCGGACGGCCTGGGCCAGACGACGGGCGCCGGGGTCGGCGCGGCGGGCAAGGTCGAGGACGAGCTCGCGTTCTGAGGTGCTCCTCTCGAACCATCCTTCCAATCGACGACCTACTCATCTCGTCCCGGTCCGTCGCGGTCCCGGTGCGCTGCGGGTGCGGCGCCGACCTGACGGCCAAGAACGCGCTCCGGCCCCGGGAGCTCAAGGAACAGGTCCGCTCCATACACACATGCCACGACGGAGTGGTGGAGTGGGGCGAGCCGGAGCCCGGATTCCAGTCTCTTCCTCGTAGTTGGTCCTGCGCCGCTTGCGGCTCCGTCCTGTGCGAAGCGCGCGTGCACCGGCACGAGTGCTAAGGGAACACCGTCTCGAACCAGGCGGTCGTGCACCTGGAGACGTCGCTGCACAACGGTTCCTTCAGGCAGCGCATGGCCTCGGCTCTCACGTCGTCCTTCAGCCAGGCGGCGGCGAGATCGAGCTCGGCCATTTGCTCGACGGTGCACCCCATGTCGAAGAAGCCGCACGTCGCGTTGAGGGCCAGGCAGAAGTTGGTGCCCCAGTCGGTCGCTGGGGGTTCGCAGCTGCTGCCTTCGCTCCCGCAAGGCAGGCTGGCGTAGCAGTCGTACGCGGCGGCGGCCTCGGGGCGCTCGAGCCGGGAGAACCGATCGCAGATGATCCTGGACGTGTCTGCTCCGCACTGAGCGGCCTTGGCCTCGTAACGCCCGCAGGCGTCGGACACCTTCGGGTCCGGAGGAGCGACGATCTCGAACTTGTAGCCGTGCTCGTCGCACTCGTTCACGGTGCACGGCGTGCACTGGTAGTTGTTGCAGACCGACACGCACTGGTAGGCGAACTCGGGGCCCATGCCGTAGCACTGCCCGAAGCACTCATCGAGGTAGCTCATGCAATCG contains:
- a CDS encoding DUF559 domain-containing protein, translated to MAHHPRSSPLIIARAREMRLALTDTEEMLWRELRGGRLGVAFRRQVPVGRYVVDFLAPSVKLVVEVDGGYHAARRAADARRDRYLARLGYRVVRVEAEVVRADVAEAVARVREAIASR
- a CDS encoding DUF559 domain-containing protein, producing the protein MAHHPRSSPLIIARAREMRLALTDTEEMLWRELRGGRLGVAFRRQVPVGRYVVDFLAPSVKLVVEVDGGYHAARRAADARRDRYLARLGYRVVRVEAEVVRADVAEAVARVREAIASR